A genomic segment from Cyprinus carpio isolate SPL01 chromosome A22, ASM1834038v1, whole genome shotgun sequence encodes:
- the LOC109099751 gene encoding interleukin-8-like translates to MSLLSFILLAATAVCCFTTLCASPVKGFGVNKCQCVTTTSSIIPSRVFQRIEIVPPGAHCPKTEILITLKDSRTVCIDPEARWINNVISKVMRSQRTAKKTAVPTGA, encoded by the exons ATGTCACTGCTCTCTTTCATACTGCTGGCAGCTACTGCAGTGTGCTGCTTCACAACCCTCTGTG CATCGCCAGTGAAAGGCTTTGGTGTCAACAAGTGTCAGTGTGTGACCACCACCTCATCCATAATCCCATCTCGGGTGTTCCAGAGGATTGAGATCGTTCCTCCGGGAGCACACTGTCCCAAAACCGAGATCTT GATTACCCTAAAGGACAGCCGAACAGTTTGCATAGACCCTGAAGCACGATGGATCAACAATGTCATCTCAAAAGTAATGAGGAG CCAAAGAACTGCAAAGAAAACGGCTGTGCCCACTGGGGCATAA
- the LOC109099752 gene encoding uncharacterized protein LOC109099752, whose product MKIIQLQIYLFMWSQATESLTNTAVTLGADVIISCDLDIEEIYWYKQKSPDPPEFILRTFDSTYEGAEYENSIFKLKYSVKTNSHLFIRNITADELGVYYCVKTSEPLKFSNGTKIYNTDFVHKNQTDLVPRDQKPWLIVTIITSVLSVFVIFAVIGLIKSCANSTKACEEKTNRDMNEPQFAEVVLLKHFSGSSSCLTVCSFSLLQSVTDEKGSEETEKCY is encoded by the exons ATGAAGATCATCCAGCTTCAGATCT ATCTGTTCATGTGGTCTCAAGCCACAGAGAGTCTAACAAACACAGCAGTAACTTTAGGAGCTGATGTGATTATAAGCTGTGATCTTGATATAGAGGAGATTTACTGGTACAAACAGAAATCACCGGATCCTCCGGAGTTCATCTTACGCACTTTTGATAGCACATATGAAGGAGCTGAATATGAAAACAGCATCTTCAAACTCAAATACTCAGTGAAAACTAACAGTCATCTGTTCATCAGAAATATCACcgctgatgaattaggagtttattattGTGTCAAAACTAGTGAACCACTTAAATTCAGCAACGGCACCAAAATCTACAACACCG attttgtcCACAAGAATCAGACAGATTTAGTTCCCCGAGACCAGAAACCGTGGCTGATTGTTACCATTATCACATCTGTCCTGAGTGTTTTTGTGATCTTTGCAGTAATAG GTTTGATAAAGAGCTGTGCAAACTCCACTAAAGCATGTGAAGAAAAGACCAATAGAGACATGAATGAGCCACAG TTTGCTGAAGTGGTTCTGTTGAAGCATTTCAGTGGCAGCAGCTCTTGTCTCACCGTGTGCAGCTTCTCTCTTCTACAGTCAGTAACAGATGAAAAAGGTTCAGAAGAGACAGAAAAGTGTTATTAA